One genomic segment of Arthrobacter sp. JZ12 includes these proteins:
- a CDS encoding DUF4229 domain-containing protein, whose product MPFLKFTALRLGLVAVFFVICYSLGLGAIFSIIAAGILAWCVTYLFFRDMRNKAAASLQRRFRDGAPPVRNAHELRDANAEDSLDPNTPVNSDRRQP is encoded by the coding sequence GTGCCTTTCCTCAAATTCACCGCTCTTCGCCTCGGCCTCGTCGCGGTGTTCTTCGTTATCTGTTACTCGCTGGGCCTCGGCGCAATCTTCTCGATCATCGCCGCCGGCATTCTGGCGTGGTGTGTAACCTACCTGTTCTTCCGCGACATGCGTAACAAGGCGGCGGCTTCGCTGCAGCGGCGCTTCCGCGACGGTGCACCGCCGGTCCGCAACGCCCACGAGCTCAGGGATGCAAACGCGGAGGATTCGCTTGACCCCAATACGCCGGTCAACTCGGACCGGCGTCAGCCGTAG
- a CDS encoding endonuclease/exonuclease/phosphatase family protein, whose translation MSERTLADKPLIGRVEAPELHVMTYNIRRRVAHVNPWSHDYWGRREPLIRRLLAAEQPTILGVQEALPDQMPAILEGLGERYRSIGRGRNADGQGEQCPLIYDADRLELLEWDQDALSSTPNTPGSSGWGNLIPRILVIGRFRDRDTGKQITAVNTHLDHMSRKSRQRSAVAIRSLAARTKGAVVVLGDFNTGAASMPYEELTKGEVLADAWDEAGERLTELWGTFPHYRAPKQGRKRIDWVMVNSDVTVVEIGINTTRYNGAWPSDHTPVQAIIRVD comes from the coding sequence ATGAGTGAGCGGACCCTCGCGGATAAGCCGTTAATTGGGCGTGTTGAGGCACCCGAACTCCATGTGATGACCTACAACATCCGCCGCCGCGTCGCCCACGTAAATCCCTGGAGCCACGATTATTGGGGTCGGCGGGAGCCGCTGATCCGGCGCCTGTTGGCCGCGGAACAGCCCACCATTCTAGGGGTGCAGGAAGCATTGCCCGACCAGATGCCCGCGATCCTGGAGGGACTCGGTGAGCGGTACCGCAGCATCGGCCGGGGTCGCAACGCCGACGGCCAGGGGGAGCAGTGTCCCCTGATTTATGACGCCGACCGGCTGGAACTGCTGGAGTGGGACCAGGACGCGCTTTCCAGCACGCCCAATACGCCGGGATCCAGCGGGTGGGGGAACCTGATTCCCCGCATCCTGGTTATCGGTCGGTTCCGCGACCGGGACACCGGCAAGCAGATCACCGCTGTGAATACGCATCTCGACCACATGTCGCGCAAGTCGCGCCAGCGTTCCGCCGTCGCTATCCGCTCCCTGGCGGCGCGGACGAAGGGGGCCGTCGTCGTACTTGGCGATTTCAACACGGGAGCCGCCTCCATGCCCTATGAGGAACTGACCAAGGGCGAGGTGCTTGCCGATGCCTGGGACGAGGCGGGGGAGCGGCTGACCGAACTGTGGGGCACGTTCCCCCACTATCGGGCACCCAAGCAGGGCCGCAAGCGGATCGACTGGGTGATGGTGAACTCCGATGTCACCGTGGTAGAAATCGGCATTAACACCACGCGCTACAACGGCGCATGGCCCTCGGACCATACGCCGGTGCAGGCGATTATCAGAGTGGACTAG
- a CDS encoding 1,4-dihydroxy-2-naphthoate polyprenyltransferase, producing the protein MATAAQWVEGARPRTLPMAIAPVIIGSAAAFELGGFKPVNAVLAALVAILLQIGVNYANDYSDGIRGTDDDRVGPLRLTGSGAAEPSHVKWAAFGCFALAMLAGIVLVVLSQAWFLLLVGLGCVAAAWGYTGGRNPYGYLGLGDLFVFVFFGLVATLGTTYTQAGTVSGPAWIGAISTGIFAMALLMANNVRDIPTDREAGKLTLAVRLGDTAARISYVMMLAVALLLPLFLIYDHPWVLLVLLLTPLCLMPSWLMLNGKKGRSLIPVLKQTSIINLGFSVLFAVGLVLSGGLA; encoded by the coding sequence GTGGCCACAGCTGCGCAATGGGTTGAGGGTGCCCGTCCCCGCACACTCCCGATGGCGATAGCTCCCGTAATAATCGGCAGCGCCGCAGCGTTCGAACTGGGTGGCTTCAAGCCCGTCAATGCCGTATTGGCTGCGCTTGTCGCAATACTGCTGCAGATCGGGGTGAACTATGCGAACGACTACTCCGACGGGATCCGGGGGACTGACGACGACCGTGTCGGCCCGCTTCGGCTGACCGGCTCGGGCGCGGCCGAACCCTCTCACGTGAAGTGGGCCGCATTCGGGTGCTTCGCTCTGGCGATGCTTGCGGGCATTGTTCTTGTGGTGCTGTCGCAGGCGTGGTTCCTGCTGCTGGTGGGACTGGGCTGCGTCGCTGCCGCCTGGGGCTACACAGGGGGACGGAACCCGTACGGCTACCTTGGGCTCGGAGACCTGTTTGTCTTCGTCTTCTTCGGCCTGGTGGCAACGCTGGGGACCACCTACACGCAGGCCGGCACGGTGAGCGGGCCGGCCTGGATCGGGGCGATCAGTACGGGAATCTTCGCCATGGCCCTGCTCATGGCCAACAACGTGCGCGACATCCCCACGGACCGGGAGGCTGGAAAGCTCACCCTGGCGGTCCGGCTGGGCGACACCGCTGCCCGCATCAGCTACGTGATGATGCTCGCGGTTGCACTGCTGCTTCCGCTGTTCCTCATCTACGACCACCCGTGGGTGCTGCTGGTCCTGCTGTTGACGCCGCTGTGCCTGATGCCGAGCTGGCTGATGCTCAACGGCAAGAAAGGGCGCAGCCTCATTCCCGTGCTCAAGCAGACCAGCATCATAAATCTGGGCTTCAGCGTGCTCTTTGCGGTGGGACTGGTGCTGTCCGGCGGGCTGGCCTGA
- a CDS encoding dodecin, with protein sequence MANHTYSISEVVGTSPDGVDAAVTNAVTQASKTLRNLDWFEVREIRGHLVDGAVADWQVTVKLGFRLEE encoded by the coding sequence ATGGCGAACCACACCTACAGCATCTCGGAAGTTGTTGGAACATCACCGGACGGTGTCGACGCCGCAGTCACCAATGCGGTTACGCAGGCTTCAAAGACGCTGCGCAACCTGGACTGGTTCGAGGTTCGGGAAATTCGAGGGCATCTGGTTGATGGGGCGGTCGCCGACTGGCAGGTGACGGTGAAACTGGGATTCCGGTTGGAGGAGTAG
- a CDS encoding 3-hydroxyacyl-CoA dehydrogenase family protein, which yields MGAGIAHAFCVAGTVVVIVEQNEQAAEAARGRVIAALDRTIAKGGTSESLDVLSSRLTTTTDYSHLAPCGLVVEAVPEDFDLKSTALRAVEDVVDDAAWLATNTSSLSIGDLAAALQRPERFCGLHFFNPVPASALIEVVLGPATSAELKRAAQEWAVALGKTPVVVKDAPGFASSRLGVAIALEAMRMMEEGVASPEDIDAAMELGYKHSVGPLRTTDIVGLDVRLGIAEYLASTLGERFEPPRILREKVERGELGRKSGQGFFTWDD from the coding sequence ATGGGAGCAGGCATTGCGCACGCATTCTGTGTCGCGGGCACCGTCGTCGTGATTGTGGAGCAGAATGAGCAGGCGGCAGAAGCCGCCCGGGGCCGCGTCATCGCGGCACTGGACCGTACCATCGCGAAGGGCGGGACTTCGGAGAGCCTCGACGTGCTCTCGAGTCGGCTGACCACCACAACGGACTACTCCCACCTGGCGCCGTGCGGCCTGGTGGTGGAGGCGGTGCCGGAGGATTTCGATCTCAAATCGACCGCCCTGCGCGCGGTGGAGGACGTGGTCGACGACGCCGCGTGGCTGGCTACAAACACCTCCTCCCTTTCAATCGGCGACCTCGCGGCAGCCCTGCAGCGCCCGGAGCGGTTCTGCGGACTGCACTTCTTCAACCCGGTTCCGGCGTCCGCGCTGATCGAGGTGGTGCTGGGGCCGGCCACTTCGGCGGAGCTGAAGCGGGCCGCGCAGGAGTGGGCAGTAGCTTTGGGCAAGACGCCCGTGGTGGTCAAGGATGCGCCGGGTTTCGCGAGCTCCCGACTTGGCGTGGCGATTGCACTGGAAGCGATGCGCATGATGGAGGAAGGGGTGGCTTCGCCCGAGGACATCGACGCCGCGATGGAGCTTGGCTACAAGCATTCGGTTGGTCCGCTGCGCACCACGGACATCGTGGGCCTCGACGTCCGCCTCGGCATTGCCGAATACCTTGCTTCGACCCTCGGCGAGCGCTTCGAGCCTCCACGGATTTTGCGCGAAAAGGTCGAGCGCGGTGAGCTGGGCAGGAAGTCCGGACAGGGGTTCTTCACCTGGGATGACTAG
- a CDS encoding zinc-binding dehydrogenase, which produces MGRLLVRRLRGRYGLVTGLIGGLPTKEGFNHMVKWLAEGKLSPHVAATFDLAQIREAHQMSETGRTVGKIAVRIPPAAQHP; this is translated from the coding sequence GTGGGCAGGCTCCTGGTCCGGCGCCTGCGCGGACGTTATGGCCTGGTTACAGGACTCATAGGCGGTCTGCCAACCAAGGAAGGCTTCAACCACATGGTGAAGTGGCTTGCGGAGGGAAAGCTGAGCCCGCACGTTGCCGCAACCTTTGACCTTGCCCAAATCCGCGAGGCACACCAGATGAGCGAAACCGGCAGGACGGTGGGCAAGATTGCCGTCCGCATCCCGCCTGCTGCCCAGCATCCATAG
- a CDS encoding enoyl-CoA hydratase/isomerase family protein, with the protein MDALVIDAGTDRLSVQLNRPEVRNAIDRQMVDELHAVCADLERDPRILILSGTEGVFASGADIAELRERRRDDALAGINSTLFTRIARLPMPVIAALDGYALGGGAELAFAADFRIGTPRLKIGNPETGLGILPAAGATWRLRELVGEPLAKEILLAGRILDAEEALAARLITGIHPVEDLLSAAHGLADRIARQDPLATRITKSVFSAPRDAHPMIDQLAQAVLFESDAKFERMQAFLTKKDLTRKDTTSKDTDRKKQK; encoded by the coding sequence GTGGACGCCCTCGTCATCGACGCCGGCACAGACCGTCTCAGCGTGCAGCTGAACCGGCCGGAGGTGCGCAATGCCATTGACCGGCAGATGGTCGACGAACTTCATGCGGTCTGTGCTGATCTCGAGCGGGACCCGCGGATCCTGATCCTGTCCGGCACCGAGGGAGTCTTCGCATCGGGCGCCGATATTGCCGAGCTACGGGAACGACGGCGGGACGACGCGCTTGCAGGCATCAACTCCACACTGTTCACCCGAATCGCCCGCCTTCCGATGCCGGTCATCGCCGCCCTCGACGGCTACGCCCTGGGAGGGGGCGCGGAGCTGGCCTTCGCCGCGGACTTTCGCATCGGCACGCCCCGCCTGAAGATCGGCAATCCGGAGACCGGGTTGGGCATTCTCCCGGCGGCGGGTGCAACGTGGCGGCTGCGTGAACTCGTCGGTGAGCCCCTCGCAAAGGAAATCCTTCTGGCCGGGCGAATCCTCGACGCCGAGGAAGCGCTCGCCGCCCGGCTGATCACTGGGATCCACCCCGTTGAAGACCTCCTATCTGCCGCGCATGGACTGGCCGACCGCATTGCCCGCCAGGATCCGCTCGCCACGCGCATCACCAAGAGCGTTTTCTCCGCGCCGCGGGATGCGCATCCCATGATCGACCAGCTGGCCCAGGCGGTCCTCTTCGAGTCCGACGCCAAGTTCGAGCGCATGCAGGCATTCCTGACGAAGAAGGATCTGACGAGGAAAGACACTACAAGCAAAGACACGGATCGAAAGAAGCAAAAGTGA
- a CDS encoding 1,4-dihydroxy-2-naphthoyl-CoA synthase yields the protein MTIDLPVRVSDTFDPARWRLVEGFEDLVDVTYHRQVERSQEERSQVERSQVERSPEGTMRDLPTVRIAFNRPEVRNAFRPGTVDELYRVMDHARMTPDVATVLLTGNGPSPKDGGHSFCSGGDQRIRGRDGYRYVVQNGEGETRETIDPARAGRLHILEVQRLMRTMPKVVIAVVNGWAAGGGHSLHVVADLTLASRQHGKFKQTDATVGSFDAGYGSALLARQIGQKRAREIFFLAREYSAEQMVAMGAVNEAVDHERLEEVALEYAADIARQSPQAIRMLKFAFNLADDGLAGQQVFAGEATRMAYMTDEAVEGKEAFLEKRSPDWSNFPYYF from the coding sequence GTGACCATTGACCTCCCAGTGCGAGTATCAGACACCTTCGACCCTGCCCGGTGGAGGCTGGTTGAGGGGTTCGAGGACCTGGTGGATGTTACGTACCACCGTCAGGTAGAACGCAGCCAGGAAGAACGCAGCCAGGTAGAACGCAGCCAGGTAGAACGCAGCCCTGAGGGCACCATGCGCGACCTGCCTACTGTCCGCATCGCGTTCAACCGTCCTGAAGTCCGTAACGCATTTCGGCCCGGCACAGTCGACGAACTGTACCGCGTGATGGATCACGCGCGGATGACCCCCGATGTCGCCACGGTTCTCCTGACGGGCAACGGCCCGTCCCCCAAGGACGGCGGCCACTCGTTCTGTTCCGGTGGGGACCAGCGGATTCGGGGGCGTGACGGTTATCGATACGTAGTACAGAACGGGGAGGGCGAGACCCGGGAGACCATCGACCCGGCCCGCGCCGGCAGGCTGCACATCCTCGAGGTCCAGCGACTGATGCGAACCATGCCCAAGGTGGTCATCGCCGTCGTGAACGGCTGGGCGGCCGGCGGCGGGCACAGCCTGCACGTTGTCGCTGACCTCACGCTTGCCTCGCGGCAGCACGGCAAGTTCAAGCAGACCGACGCGACGGTGGGCAGCTTCGATGCCGGATATGGTTCGGCCCTGTTGGCACGGCAGATCGGGCAGAAGCGCGCACGCGAGATCTTCTTCCTGGCCCGTGAGTACTCGGCCGAGCAGATGGTGGCGATGGGTGCGGTGAACGAGGCAGTCGATCATGAACGGCTCGAGGAAGTGGCCCTCGAGTATGCAGCGGACATCGCGCGCCAGAGTCCGCAGGCCATCCGGATGCTCAAGTTCGCGTTCAACCTGGCTGATGACGGCCTGGCCGGCCAGCAGGTGTTTGCCGGCGAAGCGACCCGCATGGCCTACATGACCGATGAAGCGGTTGAGGGCAAGGAGGCGTTCCTCGAGAAACGCAGTCCCGACTGGTCCAACTTCCCCTACTACTTCTAG
- a CDS encoding acetyl-CoA C-acyltransferase produces MPEAFLVGGVRTPIGRYGGSLATVRPDDLAALTVREAVARAGLDPEAIDEVILGNANGAGEENRNVARMAALLAGLPATIPGITVNRLCASGLSAIILASSMIKAGEADVVLAGGVESMSRAPWVMEKPTTAFAKPGAVFDTSIGWRFTNPTFAAQEKTTFSMPETAEEVARVDGISREDADAFALRSHQRAVAAIDAGRFADEIVPVQTHHGKKNVTVDTDEGPRRDTTREALAGLKPVVSKEGVVTAGNSSSLNDGASAVIVASGAAVDRLGLAPRARIVAGASAGVPPEVMGIGPVPATQKALGLAGRKIGDLDAVELNEAFATQSLACIRRLGLDEEIVNRDGGAIALGHPLGSSGSRIAITLLGRLEREGGRLGLATMCVGVGQGTAMLVERV; encoded by the coding sequence ATGCCCGAGGCGTTTCTGGTGGGCGGGGTCCGGACGCCCATAGGACGGTACGGAGGATCGCTCGCGACCGTTCGGCCCGACGATCTGGCCGCTCTGACGGTCCGGGAAGCCGTAGCCCGCGCCGGGCTCGACCCCGAAGCCATCGACGAAGTGATCCTCGGAAACGCCAACGGCGCCGGCGAGGAAAACCGCAACGTCGCCCGCATGGCCGCCCTGCTTGCCGGCCTGCCCGCCACGATTCCCGGAATCACCGTGAACCGGCTCTGCGCCTCCGGCCTGTCCGCCATCATCCTCGCCTCCTCGATGATCAAGGCGGGAGAGGCCGACGTCGTTCTCGCCGGTGGCGTCGAATCCATGAGCCGCGCGCCCTGGGTGATGGAAAAGCCAACGACGGCGTTCGCCAAGCCCGGCGCAGTCTTCGACACTTCGATCGGCTGGCGCTTCACCAACCCCACCTTCGCCGCCCAGGAGAAGACAACCTTCTCCATGCCCGAGACGGCAGAGGAGGTTGCCCGCGTTGACGGCATTTCCCGGGAGGACGCCGATGCCTTTGCGCTCCGCTCGCACCAGCGGGCCGTTGCGGCGATTGATGCGGGCCGCTTCGCCGACGAGATTGTCCCCGTCCAGACCCACCACGGGAAGAAAAACGTCACGGTAGACACCGACGAGGGACCACGGCGGGACACCACACGTGAGGCGCTCGCCGGCCTCAAACCGGTTGTCTCGAAGGAGGGGGTGGTTACTGCCGGCAACTCGAGCTCGCTGAACGACGGCGCCTCAGCCGTGATTGTCGCCTCGGGCGCCGCTGTGGACCGGCTCGGGCTCGCTCCCCGGGCACGCATCGTTGCCGGCGCCTCAGCAGGCGTACCGCCCGAAGTGATGGGAATCGGCCCCGTGCCGGCCACCCAGAAGGCACTCGGTCTGGCCGGCCGGAAGATCGGCGACCTGGACGCCGTCGAACTCAATGAGGCCTTCGCCACCCAGTCCCTTGCGTGCATACGCCGGCTCGGGCTCGATGAGGAGATCGTCAACCGCGACGGCGGCGCCATCGCCCTCGGACATCCACTCGGGTCTTCGGGTTCACGCATCGCCATCACCCTGCTCGGCCGCCTCGAGCGGGAGGGTGGTCGCCTCGGATTGGCCACGATGTGCGTCGGCGTCGGACAGGGCACCGCAATGCTGGTGGAGCGCGTGTAG
- a CDS encoding VOC family protein yields the protein MAYNIQVAIDCADAHAQADWWAETLGWVVEPTNQDLIDEMLAAGYAKESDVIEHNGVRVWKDGAAICRPDEVGMKGRQRVLFQPVPEPKTVKDRIHLDINLDGDDKDALRSALEKRGAKFLYQANQGPHVWYTMTDPEGNEFCIG from the coding sequence ATGGCATACAACATTCAGGTAGCGATTGACTGCGCAGACGCCCACGCCCAAGCTGACTGGTGGGCCGAGACCCTCGGTTGGGTAGTTGAACCCACCAACCAGGACCTCATCGATGAGATGCTGGCGGCCGGGTACGCAAAGGAAAGCGATGTCATCGAGCACAACGGGGTCCGAGTCTGGAAGGACGGTGCCGCAATCTGCCGCCCGGACGAGGTGGGCATGAAAGGCCGGCAGCGGGTGCTGTTCCAGCCGGTACCCGAACCGAAGACGGTCAAGGACCGGATTCATCTGGACATCAACCTCGACGGCGACGACAAGGACGCGCTGCGCTCCGCCTTGGAAAAGCGCGGGGCGAAATTCCTCTACCAGGCCAACCAGGGCCCGCACGTCTGGTACACGATGACAGACCCCGAGGGCAACGAGTTCTGCATCGGTTAG
- a CDS encoding PLD nuclease N-terminal domain-containing protein translates to MPRLLLFLVILGIAVIIYALFDCLMSRANAVRSISKPAWVLTILFVPLLGAGLWFLFGRPRGDDRPSQRSTGRPTAPDDDPQFLRNLELRRRQEAREAEQRRKEAERRARDAEKHKKKHDDEGTPSDGKTA, encoded by the coding sequence ATGCCCCGACTGCTGCTGTTCCTCGTGATCCTGGGGATCGCCGTCATCATCTACGCACTGTTCGACTGCCTGATGAGCCGCGCAAACGCAGTCCGGAGCATTTCCAAGCCCGCCTGGGTGCTCACCATCCTCTTTGTGCCGCTGCTGGGTGCCGGACTCTGGTTCCTTTTCGGCCGACCGCGCGGTGACGACCGACCCAGCCAGCGCTCCACTGGCCGTCCCACCGCCCCGGATGACGATCCCCAGTTCCTCCGCAATTTGGAACTACGGCGGCGTCAGGAGGCCCGTGAGGCCGAACAGCGCCGGAAAGAAGCAGAGCGCCGCGCCCGCGACGCGGAGAAGCACAAGAAAAAGCACGACGACGAGGGAACTCCCAGCGACGGCAAGACCGCCTGA
- the menE gene encoding o-succinylbenzoate--CoA ligase has protein sequence MELLPVHTAPGYNPHALLEPLAAALAGEGPAVAPHADAHQPFDGELPNDEIAAVLSTSGSTGMPKQTMLSVDALAASAMGTAYALKAEGQWLLTLPVHYVAGFQVLVRSLYAGTRPWAMDLADGFTPEGFTQAAAELTDRVRFTSLVPTQLHRLLEDPSPETIKVLQRFNAILLGGAAVTDALREKARSHGLKIVRTYGMSETCGGCVYDGVPLDGVELTTEEGRLWISGPVLAEGYLGKPELTREKFPFNSGRRWFRTDDDGTVEDGVLTVRGRMDDVIITGGLKVSATAVASVLEGMDGVSEALVLGIAHPEWGAQVAAAVVGSVNPDAVRRHAQDQLGSHAAPKIVLTLDRLPMLPNGKPDRLAVRALFEQTAL, from the coding sequence ATGGAACTCCTTCCCGTCCACACCGCCCCCGGATACAACCCGCACGCTCTTCTGGAGCCCCTCGCCGCTGCACTTGCAGGTGAGGGTCCGGCAGTCGCCCCACACGCCGATGCGCATCAGCCCTTCGACGGCGAGCTCCCCAACGACGAGATTGCCGCCGTGCTCAGCACCTCCGGATCCACGGGCATGCCCAAGCAAACGATGCTGAGCGTCGACGCCCTCGCCGCCTCCGCAATGGGCACCGCTTATGCGTTGAAGGCTGAGGGTCAGTGGCTGCTCACGCTTCCGGTTCATTACGTTGCCGGGTTCCAGGTGCTGGTGCGCTCGCTCTACGCCGGAACCCGCCCGTGGGCAATGGATCTCGCAGACGGTTTCACCCCGGAAGGCTTCACCCAGGCCGCCGCTGAATTGACCGACAGGGTCCGGTTCACCTCACTCGTCCCCACCCAGCTGCACCGGCTGTTGGAGGACCCGTCGCCGGAAACAATCAAGGTCCTGCAGCGGTTCAATGCCATCCTGCTGGGCGGCGCGGCCGTCACCGATGCCCTGCGCGAAAAGGCCCGTAGCCACGGGCTGAAAATCGTGCGCACCTACGGCATGAGTGAGACCTGCGGCGGATGCGTTTACGACGGCGTCCCCCTGGACGGAGTCGAACTCACCACTGAAGAGGGCCGCCTCTGGATCAGCGGCCCGGTCCTGGCCGAAGGCTATCTCGGCAAGCCGGAGCTGACTCGGGAGAAGTTCCCCTTCAATTCGGGCCGGCGCTGGTTCCGCACTGACGACGACGGGACTGTGGAGGACGGCGTCCTCACCGTTCGCGGCCGGATGGACGATGTCATCATCACAGGGGGCCTGAAGGTCTCCGCAACCGCGGTCGCCAGCGTCCTGGAGGGCATGGATGGCGTCAGTGAAGCATTGGTGCTCGGGATAGCGCACCCGGAGTGGGGCGCGCAGGTGGCTGCCGCCGTCGTCGGCTCCGTCAATCCGGACGCGGTCCGCCGCCACGCGCAGGACCAACTGGGGTCGCACGCCGCTCCGAAGATCGTGCTGACCCTCGATCGGCTGCCTATGCTGCCTAACGGGAAGCCGGACCGGCTGGCCGTGCGGGCGCTGTTTGAGCAGACCGCGCTGTAA